One genomic segment of Coffea arabica cultivar ET-39 chromosome 6e, Coffea Arabica ET-39 HiFi, whole genome shotgun sequence includes these proteins:
- the LOC140009955 gene encoding uncharacterized protein, which yields MTSGELQIPCLHDVPTSHSRERIRQPVRYNTNHHNSLQMSPFQALYGYKPIQMNLRPDSTLVAAVEDWAQERVGWNSLLKENLLKAQNRMKQMADKGRSDREFEVGEWAYLKLQPYKQTSVAVRRNIKLAAKYYGPYQVEHKMGTVAYRLKLPAGSNIHPVFHVSLLKKSPKGAQINTTLPTLNDDGEFGVVPSAVLDQGTIFRKGQEVEQVLVQWNNIEPEEATWEDWSFIHAQFPTFQINQS from the exons ATGACGTCTGGAGAGCTCCAGATTCCGTGCCTTCATGACGTGCCCACGTCACAttcgcgggaaag gatTCGACAACCTGTCAGGTACAACACTAACCATCATAATAGTTTGCAAATGTCTCCCTTTCAGGCCTTGTATGGTTACAAGCCTATTCAGATGAACCTGAGGCCTGATAGCACACTAGTAGCTGCTGTGGAGGATTGGGCACAAGAACGAGTGGGCTGGAACTCCTTGCTTAAGGAGAACCTGTTGAAGGCTCAGAACAGGATGAAACAAATGGCTGATAAAGGGAGGAGTGACAGGGAATTTGAAGTAGGAGAATGGGCGTACTTGAAGCTTCAGCCTTACAAACAAACTTCTGTAGCTGTAAGAAGGAATATAAAATTGGCAGCTAAGTACTATGGACCTTATCAGGTAGAGCACAAGATGGGGACTGTAGCTTATAGGTTGAAGTTACCAGCAGGATCAAACATACATCCTGTTTTCCATGTCTCCCTGCTCAAAAAGTCACCTAAGGGGGCTCAAATCAACACTACCTTGCCTACCCTGAATGATGATGGTGAGTTTGGTGTTGTTCCCTCAGCAGTTCTGGACCAGGGGACAATTTTTAGGAAGGGGCAAGAGGTCGAACAGGTGCTGGTGCAATGGAATAACATAGAACCCGAGGAGGCTACCTGGGAAGATTGGTCATTCATTCATGCTCAATTTCCTACTTTCCAAATTAATCAATCCTAG